One genomic window of Macrobrachium rosenbergii isolate ZJJX-2024 chromosome 51, ASM4041242v1, whole genome shotgun sequence includes the following:
- the LOC136833337 gene encoding CD63 antigen-like: MGCISKFTLFVTNFIVFGVGVAVVALASIVISKDNTYGVLLSEGTFALPIIILIAGLIILLIGFLGCCGAAQESRCMLYTYAVIVLILLLAEIVLGIVMLVYSNKAEDLIIEGMDDVFNDYGKDDKSLTKAIDRAQHDLQCCGVHNYTDWENFYYGQQHNNSVADGCCKNMTKGCGLDVLVDPDIASTIYTQGCFYAIKEDAKDATIGLGVACLILALVQAFSISFACSLAKEAR, encoded by the exons gGGGTAGGAGTGGCTGTGGTGGCGCTGGCTTCCATCGTCATTTCCAAGGACAACACCTACGGAGTCCTCCTGAGCGAAGGCACCTTCGCCCTGCCCATCATTATCCTCATCGCGGGACTCATCATTCTCCTCATAGGATTCTTAGGATGCTGTGGTGCCGCGCAGGAGAGCCGATGCATGCTGTACACG TACGCAGTCATCGTGCTCATACTCCTCTTGGCGGAGATTGTCCTGGGCATCGTGATGCTGGTGTACTCGAACAAGGCTGAGGACCTCATCATAGAGGGTATGGACGATGTCTTCAACGATTACGGAAAGGACGACAAGAGCCTCACCAAAGCCATCGACCGGGCTCAGCATGAT TTGCAATGCTGTGGCGTCCACAACTACACCGACTGGGAGAACTTCTACTACGGCCAACAACATAACAACAGCGTTGCAGACGGCTGCTGTAAAAACATGACGAAAGGATGTGGATTAGATGTCCTTGTTGACCCAGACATTGCGTCCACGATCTACACACAGGGCTGCTTCTACGCCATCAAGGAAGACGCAAAGGACGCCACCATCGGCCTCGGCGTTGCCTGCCTCATCTTGGCCCTTGTGCAG GCCTTCAGTATATCCTTCGCCTGCAGCCTGGCAAAAGAAGCACGCTAA